One window of the Cataglyphis hispanica isolate Lineage 1 chromosome 13, ULB_Chis1_1.0, whole genome shotgun sequence genome contains the following:
- the LOC126854037 gene encoding autophagy protein 5, which produces MANDREVLREIWDGKIPVCFTLNSEEICDLQGPDPFYLMVPRLSYFPLCTEKVRKHFIRHIQSDSKQEHEMWLEFNGMPLKWHYPIGVLLDIYFNDIQLPWNIVVHFDKFPENILMHCQNKEVVEAHFLSCIKEADVLKHRGQIVSSMQKKDHTQLWNGIMNDKFDQFWSVNGRLMETNTEEGFKYIPFRCYTNEDKYIQKLVKPTNEEGQRKTLKHLLNEVFPDQENVTVRTHGIIPPLETPLQWMSEHLSYSDNFLHLIIITS; this is translated from the exons ATGGCAAACGATAGGGAGGTACTCCGGGAAATTTGGGATGGAAAAATTCCAGTCTGTTTTACTCTCAACTCCGAGGAAATCTGCGATTTACAAGGGCCGGATCCGTTTTATCTAATGGTACCTAGGTTAAGTTACTTTCCATTATGTACAGAAAAG GTGCGGAAACATTTTATACGACACATACAAAGTGATAGCAAACAAGAGCATGAGATGTGGTTGGAATTTAATGGAATGCCATTAAAGTGGCATTATCCAATTGGTGTTTTACTAgacatttatttcaatgacATTCAATTACCTTGGAATATTGTTGTTCACTTTGATAAATTTCCAGAGAACATTCTAATGCACTGTCAAAACAa aGAAGTTGTAGAAGCCCATTTTCTTTCTTGCATAAAGGAAGCTGATGTTCTGAAGCATAGAGGTCAAATTGTCTCTAGTATGCAGAAAAAAGATCATACACAGCTTTGGAATGGTATTAtgaatgataaatttgatCAATTCTGGTCTGTGAATGGCAGGCTTATGGAAACCAATACTGAGGAGGGATTTAAGTATATACCTTTCCGATGCTATACAAATGAGGacaaatacatacaaaaacTTGTAAAACCAACGAATGAAGAAGGCCAGAGAAAAACTTTAAAGCATTTGTTAAATGAAGTGTTCCCGGATCAAGAAAAtg TTACAGTGCGCACCCATGGCATTATACCACCTTTAGAAACACCGCTTCAGTGGATGTCAGAGCATTTAAGTTACTCAGATAATTTTCTgcatttaatcataattacgTCGTAA
- the LOC126854039 gene encoding uncharacterized protein LOC126854039, whose protein sequence is MSTHYESPEVTIVLSKEEIHKRYQDTAMIIFNEQQSRKKKVVSYLTFGSSRRTIEYSSNGNHPVIIRKPAGSVITHNTPLSLQIPREYRKPSEKCAII, encoded by the exons atgtctacACACTATGAATCTCCTGAGGTAACCATTGTCTTGAGCAAAGAAGAAATTCACAAGAGATATCAAGATACAgcaatgattatatttaat gaGCAACAAAgtagaaagaagaaagttGTCAGTTACCTCACTTTTGGGAGCAGTCGCAGAACAATAGAATATAGTAGTAATGGAAATCATCCCGTCATTATACGAAAACCTGCAGGTTCTGTGATTACACACAACACTCCTTTATCCTTGCAGATACCGAGAGAATATCGTAAGCCAAGTGAAAAATGTGcaataatttga